The proteins below are encoded in one region of Thermococcus peptonophilus:
- the argF gene encoding ornithine carbamoyltransferase, translating to MVVSLAGRDVLCLQDFTREEIETILKTAEMMKIWNKIGKPHRVLEGKTLAMIFQKPSTRTRISFEVGIYQLGGYGLYLNAQDLQLRRGETIADTARVLSRYVDGIMARVYAHKDVEDLAKYASVPVINGLSDFSHPCQALADYQTILEKKGRIQGLKIVYVGDGNNVAHSLMIAGTKLGANVVVATPEGYEPDPKVVKWAEQNAAESGGSFELLHDPVQAVKDADVIYTDVWASMGQEAEAEERRKIFKPFQVNKDLVKHAKPDYIFMHCLPAHRGEEVTDDVIDSPNSVVFDEAENRLHAQKAVMALVMGGIKV from the coding sequence ATGGTGGTTAGTTTAGCTGGAAGGGACGTTCTCTGCCTCCAAGACTTTACAAGGGAAGAGATCGAGACGATTCTCAAGACGGCCGAGATGATGAAGATATGGAACAAGATTGGAAAGCCGCACCGCGTTCTCGAGGGCAAGACCCTGGCAATGATATTCCAGAAGCCCTCTACGAGGACTAGAATTTCCTTCGAGGTCGGCATCTACCAGCTCGGCGGCTATGGACTCTACCTCAACGCACAGGATCTGCAGCTCCGCAGAGGTGAAACCATAGCCGATACGGCAAGGGTTCTCAGCAGGTACGTTGACGGAATTATGGCGAGGGTTTACGCCCACAAGGACGTTGAGGATCTCGCCAAGTACGCGAGCGTCCCGGTCATAAACGGCCTCTCCGACTTCTCACACCCGTGCCAGGCCCTCGCTGACTACCAGACTATCCTCGAGAAGAAGGGCAGGATTCAGGGTCTTAAGATAGTCTATGTCGGTGATGGAAATAACGTTGCCCACTCCCTCATGATAGCCGGAACCAAGCTCGGCGCTAACGTCGTTGTTGCTACCCCCGAAGGATACGAGCCAGACCCGAAGGTGGTCAAGTGGGCCGAGCAGAACGCGGCCGAGAGCGGCGGAAGCTTTGAGCTCCTCCACGACCCAGTTCAGGCGGTTAAAGACGCCGACGTCATCTACACCGACGTCTGGGCTAGCATGGGACAGGAGGCCGAGGCCGAGGAGAGGAGGAAGATATTCAAGCCCTTCCAGGTCAACAAAGACCTCGTCAAGCACGCCAAGCCGGACTACATCTTCATGCACTGCCTCCCGGCCCACAGGGGAGAGGAAGTTACGGACGACGTCATCGACAGCCCGAACAGCGTCGTCTTCGACGAGGCCGAGAACAGGCTCCACGCCCAGAAGGCAGTCATGGCCCTCGTCATGGGCGGGATTAAGGTCTGA
- a CDS encoding coiled-coil domain-containing protein: protein MIEYLSIIAIGLSAFAIYYARDIAEKVKGRFFELKDETEESLNELQNLKKEIQERIDELRAELEGIRKTESGSAEEWRIKSLSEKVAKLDNLVKEHLKNLENKNVKIEHELETLKKEVQGLRDDLIELNRAVLEDRENLKAQLKEELLSEVEEEIERLEELIERRKEEEVEEFLDILKTAITMDPEKISSGLLEAKRALLSLRDIAKVYVLTGKGRDEFLALKENLLGLLKNLRKLVIVSVPDEDIYSKFRDVIIEVKRLDLPMKDEKSGKELNPERSFIEIHKLIYKLAGDIDEIASMINEPVPVTPVEKEFYEKLRYQFEELRKLEKQVEMLMARLGENLPEASTEKDEKREIEDLLRDLGV from the coding sequence ATGATAGAGTACTTATCAATCATAGCAATCGGTTTATCAGCTTTCGCAATATATTACGCAAGGGATATAGCTGAGAAAGTTAAAGGGCGCTTTTTTGAGCTCAAAGACGAAACGGAGGAATCTCTCAACGAGCTTCAGAATCTCAAGAAGGAAATCCAGGAGAGAATCGATGAACTGAGGGCCGAACTTGAGGGAATAAGGAAAACCGAAAGTGGGTCGGCCGAGGAGTGGAGAATAAAGTCCCTCTCCGAAAAGGTTGCAAAGCTTGATAACCTCGTCAAAGAGCACCTGAAGAACCTTGAGAACAAAAACGTCAAGATTGAGCACGAACTCGAAACTCTCAAGAAAGAGGTACAAGGGCTGAGAGATGATCTCATTGAGCTTAACAGGGCTGTTCTTGAGGATAGGGAGAACCTCAAAGCCCAGCTCAAGGAAGAACTCTTAAGCGAAGTCGAAGAGGAGATTGAGAGGCTGGAGGAACTGATAGAGAGAAGAAAGGAGGAGGAAGTTGAGGAGTTTCTGGACATACTTAAAACAGCGATTACAATGGATCCGGAAAAGATAAGCTCCGGCCTTTTGGAAGCGAAGAGGGCTCTCCTGTCCCTCAGAGACATCGCTAAAGTCTACGTCCTGACCGGGAAGGGCAGGGACGAGTTTCTGGCCCTAAAGGAGAACCTGCTGGGCCTTCTCAAAAACCTGCGCAAGCTGGTTATAGTTTCGGTTCCTGATGAGGATATTTACTCAAAGTTCAGGGACGTTATAATTGAAGTAAAGCGCCTAGACCTTCCCATGAAGGACGAGAAAAGCGGTAAAGAGCTGAATCCTGAGAGGAGTTTCATAGAGATTCACAAGCTTATTTATAAGCTGGCCGGGGATATTGATGAGATAGCCAGCATGATAAACGAGCCCGTTCCGGTTACCCCTGTTGAGAAGGAGTTCTACGAGAAGCTTCGCTATCAGTTCGAAGAATTGAGAAAGCTCGAAAAGCAGGTCGAAATGCTCATGGCGAGACTGGGGGAGAACCTTCCCGAGGCATCAACAGAAAAAGACGAGAAAAGGGAAATAGAGGATCTCCTGAGAGACTTGGGTGTGTGA
- a CDS encoding protein-glutamate methylesterase/protein-glutamine glutaminase, which translates to MPFGKKIRVMVVDDSAFMRRILRDILESDPEIEVCCEARDGIEAIEKVKTERPDVITLDIEMPRMNGLDALKFIMSKYPTPVIMVSALTQEGADATIKALEYGAIDFIPKPSSSISINMRELKDEIIAKVKEAAKVPRRFLQLRRRRVLSEQMKKARKAAEPARRAVAIAASTGGPQSLLKVFEKLPGELDAAILLVQHMPPGFTKSFAARLDRISKINVKEAEDGEVVNKDWAYVAPGDYHMEVTLRNGKPTIKLYKGPKIHGVRPAADPMMKSVAEVFGRRTVGVVMTGMGRDGAEGIVAIKKKGGITIAQDKETSIIYGMPKAAAETGMVDYIVPLDKIADTIVMALRKIPR; encoded by the coding sequence ATGCCTTTCGGCAAAAAGATCAGAGTGATGGTGGTTGATGACTCAGCGTTCATGAGACGGATACTCAGGGATATCTTAGAATCGGATCCTGAGATTGAGGTCTGCTGTGAGGCTCGGGATGGAATCGAGGCCATTGAAAAAGTCAAAACCGAGCGACCCGACGTGATAACTCTCGATATTGAAATGCCCAGGATGAACGGGCTTGATGCCCTCAAGTTTATTATGAGCAAGTATCCGACTCCGGTAATCATGGTGAGCGCCCTCACTCAGGAGGGTGCCGATGCAACGATAAAGGCGCTTGAATATGGGGCCATTGATTTCATTCCCAAGCCCTCTTCGTCTATCTCGATAAACATGCGCGAACTTAAGGACGAGATAATCGCCAAAGTGAAAGAAGCTGCAAAAGTTCCCAGAAGGTTCCTCCAGCTCAGACGTAGGAGGGTCTTATCGGAACAGATGAAAAAGGCAAGGAAGGCGGCGGAGCCTGCCAGAAGGGCCGTTGCAATAGCTGCCTCAACAGGTGGCCCCCAGTCTCTTCTCAAAGTGTTTGAAAAGCTTCCCGGTGAGCTCGATGCTGCCATACTGCTGGTTCAGCATATGCCGCCCGGTTTTACCAAGTCCTTTGCCGCGAGACTTGACAGAATTTCAAAGATAAACGTTAAGGAGGCTGAGGACGGGGAGGTCGTAAACAAGGACTGGGCCTACGTTGCTCCTGGCGATTATCACATGGAGGTAACCCTGAGGAACGGAAAGCCGACGATAAAGCTCTACAAGGGTCCGAAAATTCACGGGGTAAGACCTGCCGCTGATCCGATGATGAAGAGCGTTGCAGAGGTTTTCGGCAGAAGAACTGTCGGCGTCGTGATGACGGGAATGGGGAGGGACGGTGCAGAGGGGATAGTTGCTATTAAAAAGAAAGGCGGCATAACGATAGCCCAGGACAAAGAGACGTCGATAATCTATGGAATGCCCAAAGCTGCGGCTGAGACTGGCATGGTGGACTACATTGTGCCGCTTGATAAAATCGCCGACACCATAGTGATGGCCCTCAGGAAGATACCGAGGTGA
- a CDS encoding chemotaxis protein CheW: MEDMSQYLEEFLSDARDRIDSISNAVLRLEEAVKNGDEGAKRASIDQIFRDAHTLKGTAATMGFMKLSEAAHKMENLFDAIRNGVVEATPDVVDLVLEFIEAIEEMLDNIEETGKEGDVDVDELFEKANAMLKGYTGGKGTREAGKEKPKEPSKPSTEEVPPETQEAIPVGVSGNVYHVKAIFYPDAQLRGVRAFLILRDLEEIGDVLETKPERSIIEDGSADVDELEFKVVTKASPEEIKKLVSRHPEIKDVIVTLLAEGAPEPAKTEEETETVEGQPSENEGITLRIFLEKDAPLKGIRSFLVLQEIEKRTKVLSTNPARSDIQNGDIIDGHYFEVTIAPGADIEEIKEAVLKHPDVADVEVVEPGTRPHEKLVETQKTPAEAKKPEAEPKPEVKKQAPTPREKIKMSKLIKVDVSHLDKLMNLVGELVINKGRLEQIAERLGDRELIETLSTTSRLMAELQDEIMQMRLTPVAEVFNKFPRMVRSLARKEGKEVEFIMEGTEIEVDRTILDKLGDVLVHLLRNAIDHGIEPPEEREKLGKPRKGRVELIAKRERSHVVIIVRDDGRGIDPEKVKRKAIEKGLISPEQAAELSDEEAINLIFLPGFSTAEKVTDVSGRGVGMDVVQDVIKALNGSISVKTEVGKGTTFILKLPISMAIIQALLIKVRDEIYAVPINNILETIEVKRSDLKSIGGREVIVLRGEIIPIVSLHELFGLPDSESEEFPAIIVDLGAQKLAIKVDELLHKKDIVIKSLGKALSSVRGFAGATILGDGSVILIIDINSLLGGIGGGL, encoded by the coding sequence ATGGAAGACATGTCCCAATATCTTGAGGAATTCCTGTCAGATGCCCGTGATAGGATTGATAGCATCAGCAATGCAGTTCTACGGCTTGAAGAGGCTGTAAAAAACGGAGATGAGGGGGCGAAAAGAGCCAGCATAGACCAGATATTCAGAGATGCCCACACCCTCAAGGGAACCGCTGCTACGATGGGATTCATGAAGCTCAGCGAGGCCGCCCACAAAATGGAGAACCTCTTCGACGCCATAAGGAACGGTGTTGTTGAGGCGACGCCGGACGTCGTTGATCTGGTACTCGAGTTCATCGAGGCAATAGAGGAAATGCTCGACAACATAGAGGAAACCGGAAAAGAGGGAGACGTTGACGTGGATGAGCTCTTTGAAAAGGCCAACGCCATGCTGAAAGGGTACACCGGGGGAAAGGGAACCAGAGAGGCAGGAAAAGAAAAACCAAAGGAGCCTTCGAAGCCTTCTACTGAAGAAGTTCCCCCCGAGACCCAGGAAGCCATTCCCGTGGGGGTTTCTGGGAATGTTTACCACGTAAAAGCTATCTTCTACCCAGACGCACAGCTGAGGGGTGTCAGGGCTTTTCTGATCCTCCGCGATCTTGAGGAGATAGGGGACGTCCTCGAGACAAAGCCCGAGAGATCAATTATAGAAGACGGCTCCGCCGACGTTGATGAACTGGAGTTCAAGGTTGTTACAAAAGCTTCTCCAGAGGAGATAAAGAAATTAGTCAGCAGGCATCCTGAGATAAAGGACGTTATAGTGACGCTCCTAGCTGAGGGAGCACCAGAGCCTGCCAAAACTGAAGAAGAGACTGAAACAGTCGAAGGGCAGCCTTCTGAGAATGAAGGAATAACTTTGAGGATATTTTTAGAGAAGGACGCTCCCTTGAAAGGCATCAGGAGCTTTTTGGTCCTTCAAGAGATAGAGAAGAGAACCAAAGTTCTCTCAACCAACCCAGCAAGGTCGGACATCCAGAATGGGGACATTATAGATGGTCATTACTTCGAAGTAACCATAGCTCCCGGTGCAGACATAGAGGAAATAAAAGAGGCTGTTCTAAAGCATCCTGACGTGGCGGATGTCGAGGTTGTCGAGCCAGGTACGAGACCCCATGAGAAACTTGTCGAAACGCAGAAAACGCCGGCAGAAGCCAAAAAGCCAGAAGCGGAGCCGAAACCAGAAGTTAAAAAACAGGCCCCCACTCCCAGGGAAAAGATAAAGATGTCGAAGCTGATCAAAGTTGACGTTTCTCACCTCGACAAGCTCATGAACCTCGTCGGTGAGCTGGTCATCAACAAAGGAAGGCTTGAGCAGATAGCCGAGCGCCTGGGTGACAGGGAACTCATTGAGACTCTCTCAACTACCTCTAGGCTAATGGCGGAGCTCCAGGATGAGATAATGCAGATGCGCCTAACTCCGGTTGCGGAGGTCTTCAACAAGTTCCCGCGCATGGTCAGGAGTCTGGCCAGAAAGGAGGGCAAGGAAGTCGAGTTCATCATGGAGGGCACCGAGATAGAGGTTGACAGGACGATCCTGGACAAGCTCGGCGACGTTCTTGTGCACCTTCTCAGAAACGCCATAGATCATGGAATAGAACCGCCTGAAGAGAGAGAAAAGCTCGGAAAGCCGCGTAAAGGAAGGGTTGAGTTGATAGCAAAGCGTGAGAGGAGCCACGTGGTTATTATCGTGAGGGATGACGGCAGGGGCATTGACCCAGAGAAAGTAAAGAGAAAGGCCATCGAGAAAGGATTGATATCCCCAGAGCAGGCGGCGGAGCTCAGCGACGAAGAGGCGATAAACCTGATTTTCCTGCCCGGATTCAGCACGGCAGAGAAAGTCACGGACGTTTCTGGAAGGGGCGTTGGCATGGACGTAGTTCAGGACGTCATAAAGGCCCTCAACGGTAGTATAAGTGTCAAGACCGAAGTTGGCAAGGGAACGACCTTCATACTCAAGCTCCCGATAAGCATGGCAATCATACAGGCTCTCCTCATCAAGGTTAGGGACGAGATCTACGCCGTGCCAATAAACAACATCCTTGAGACGATAGAGGTGAAGAGAAGCGACTTAAAGTCCATAGGCGGCAGGGAGGTCATAGTCCTGAGGGGAGAGATAATCCCGATAGTCTCGCTACACGAGCTCTTCGGCCTTCCGGATTCAGAGTCGGAGGAGTTCCCAGCCATTATCGTTGATCTCGGGGCCCAGAAGCTTGCCATAAAAGTGGACGAACTGCTGCACAAGAAGGACATAGTCATCAAGTCCCTTGGAAAGGCGCTATCCAGTGTTAGAGGATTTGCTGGGGCCACAATACTCGGTGATGGTAGCGTGATTCTGATTATTGACATAAATAGCCTGCTTGGAGGTATCGGCGGTGGACTATGA
- a CDS encoding CheR family methyltransferase — MNEVNDRGYQLIKQELFKYLNADSNAYKDSYLLRRIRARMRKLGINDFMEYYRIIKKNKQELDDLLLTVAINVTEFFRDPIVWKTIERKVLPELIEYKRKHYDTTIRIWSAACSTGQEPYSIAMLFSEFLGDDLKRYRLKILATDIDREALNTAIRGVYPKEIVEKSVPKSLIQKYFLPMGDHYRISPQIRRYVEFRRFNLLSDRYPRGFDMIFIRNVLIYMTKEAQESVFRKLYDSLEDHGYLVLGKTETILGSAARLFKLYDLVARIYVKRKNVEVK, encoded by the coding sequence GTGAACGAAGTCAATGACAGGGGATATCAGCTCATCAAACAGGAGCTGTTCAAGTATCTCAACGCGGACAGCAACGCCTACAAGGACTCATACTTACTCAGGAGAATACGAGCCAGAATGAGGAAACTGGGCATAAACGATTTCATGGAGTACTACAGGATCATAAAAAAGAACAAGCAGGAGCTTGACGATCTACTATTAACCGTTGCAATAAACGTCACCGAGTTTTTCAGGGATCCAATAGTCTGGAAGACCATAGAGAGAAAAGTCCTCCCCGAATTGATAGAATACAAACGCAAACATTACGATACCACGATAAGAATCTGGAGTGCAGCATGTTCCACTGGCCAGGAGCCATACTCGATAGCCATGCTCTTCAGTGAATTTTTGGGAGATGATCTCAAAAGATACCGGCTCAAAATACTCGCCACTGACATTGACAGGGAGGCATTGAACACCGCCATTAGGGGGGTTTATCCTAAGGAGATCGTTGAAAAGAGTGTTCCGAAGTCGCTGATACAGAAGTACTTCCTTCCCATGGGGGACCACTACCGCATCTCGCCTCAGATACGAAGATACGTTGAGTTCAGGCGGTTCAACCTTCTCTCGGATAGATACCCAAGGGGGTTTGACATGATATTTATCAGAAACGTTCTTATATATATGACCAAGGAAGCCCAGGAGAGCGTCTTTAGAAAGCTGTACGATTCACTCGAGGATCACGGTTATCTCGTTCTCGGTAAAACCGAGACGATTCTGGGCAGTGCTGCCCGGCTGTTTAAACTCTACGACCTAGTCGCCCGTATCTACGTGAAAAGGAAGAACGTGGAGGTGAAGTGA
- a CDS encoding methyl-accepting chemotaxis protein: MGMKASTLGLVIIPPIVTGTLAYSGQATMGLIGGIGVGALVAWYVDSRSRASDRYTRLREILRKMSRGEDVYIPPELADVKEYLLKLKPDSGSDTHVLIQDLNRVLQGDLSAPVPVTSGLLKVYSDVKTRWREMLQEIQETLQEIQDAMKDIKEGSTSIDELENVYESLTDLMNRLEDQGVKIAELNDHIQALSAAIEEISTQSQQVAEFTFESASAAEKGKEISDEAALKVEKINNVSKEMEKAVAILSDYSEKIGQIVDVITDIAEQTNLLALNAAIEAARAGEQGRGFAVVADSVRELAEQSRSSAKQIGDLIKEMQESVSEVVSSIHENTSATQEVAESIQELIAAFDDIARRANEIASMMNEISKGIDQQANSIQSLVTTIDYISAQNSEVVEQSQRAMEALSTVMDRIRSLKSGLGNLISKMGNLIGMLSNIKVQR, translated from the coding sequence ATGGGAATGAAAGCCAGTACCTTGGGGCTTGTCATAATCCCGCCAATAGTAACAGGGACACTCGCATATTCTGGTCAGGCCACGATGGGGCTCATTGGTGGGATTGGGGTAGGAGCTTTAGTGGCATGGTACGTTGATTCAAGATCCAGAGCATCTGACAGGTACACAAGGCTCAGGGAGATCCTTCGGAAGATGAGCAGGGGGGAGGATGTTTATATACCCCCCGAGCTGGCCGACGTTAAAGAGTATCTCCTCAAACTTAAACCCGACTCTGGAAGCGATACACACGTCCTAATACAGGACTTGAATAGGGTCCTTCAGGGAGACTTAAGCGCCCCAGTTCCAGTTACCTCGGGGCTTTTGAAGGTATACTCTGACGTCAAGACAAGATGGAGGGAAATGTTGCAGGAGATTCAGGAAACTCTTCAAGAGATTCAAGATGCAATGAAGGACATTAAAGAAGGTTCCACTTCAATTGACGAGCTGGAAAACGTCTATGAGAGCCTAACCGACCTCATGAACCGCCTTGAGGATCAAGGAGTTAAAATAGCCGAGCTCAACGATCACATACAGGCCCTTTCCGCGGCTATAGAAGAGATAAGCACGCAGAGCCAGCAGGTTGCTGAGTTCACCTTTGAGTCCGCCAGTGCAGCAGAGAAGGGCAAGGAGATATCCGATGAAGCAGCGCTCAAAGTTGAGAAGATAAACAACGTCAGCAAGGAAATGGAGAAAGCTGTCGCTATACTATCAGACTACTCCGAAAAGATCGGTCAGATAGTCGATGTTATAACGGACATAGCCGAGCAAACAAACTTACTGGCCCTCAACGCAGCGATTGAGGCGGCTAGAGCCGGTGAGCAGGGAAGAGGATTTGCGGTTGTTGCGGACAGCGTCCGTGAGCTTGCGGAACAATCAAGAAGCTCCGCCAAGCAAATTGGTGACCTCATAAAAGAGATGCAGGAGAGCGTTAGTGAAGTCGTGAGCTCAATCCACGAGAATACTTCGGCAACGCAGGAAGTTGCGGAGTCCATACAAGAGCTGATAGCGGCCTTCGACGACATAGCAAGGAGGGCAAACGAGATAGCATCTATGATGAACGAGATCTCCAAGGGAATAGACCAGCAGGCAAACTCAATACAGAGCCTCGTCACCACTATTGACTACATATCTGCCCAAAACTCAGAGGTTGTAGAACAGTCCCAGAGGGCCATGGAAGCGTTGAGCACTGTTATGGATAGGATTAGATCCCTAAAGAGTGGTCTCGGAAACCTCATTTCAAAAATGGGTAACCTTATAGGTATGCTGTCTAATATTAAGGTGCAAAGGTGA
- a CDS encoding chemotaxis protein CheW, producing the protein MAEIQVVAFRVGNEEFCLEISKVREIKEMMPITRVPNAPDYVEGVINLRGQITTVVNLKKKLGYYDDEDISNKKIIIAEVKGEIVGIIVDAVSDVVTLTEDQIEPTPKTLASRMDTRFIKGIAKINNGERLLIMVDLDKLLGEEW; encoded by the coding sequence ATGGCCGAGATTCAAGTCGTTGCCTTCAGGGTTGGGAACGAGGAGTTCTGCCTTGAGATATCTAAGGTCCGGGAAATAAAAGAAATGATGCCTATAACCAGAGTCCCCAATGCACCGGACTACGTCGAGGGCGTTATCAACCTCCGCGGTCAGATAACCACTGTCGTGAACCTTAAGAAGAAGCTCGGATACTACGACGACGAAGACATAAGCAACAAGAAAATCATTATAGCAGAAGTCAAGGGCGAGATCGTCGGCATAATCGTGGATGCAGTCTCCGATGTCGTCACTCTCACAGAAGATCAGATCGAGCCGACGCCAAAGACCCTCGCGTCGAGAATGGACACCAGGTTCATAAAGGGCATAGCGAAGATAAACAACGGTGAAAGGCTGCTCATAATGGTTGATTTGGACAAGCTCCTCGGAGAGGAATGGTGA
- a CDS encoding response regulator, with amino-acid sequence MARVLVVDDAAFMRMLVKKILTQAGHQVVGEASNGKEAIEKYKQLKPDLVTMDIVMPEMDGITAVKEIMKIDPNAKIIMITAVGQEAKVMEALKSGAKGYIVKPFQAPKVIEEVNRVLSS; translated from the coding sequence ATGGCACGCGTGCTCGTTGTTGATGATGCCGCCTTTATGAGGATGCTGGTTAAGAAGATACTGACGCAGGCAGGCCATCAGGTCGTTGGGGAAGCAAGCAATGGAAAGGAAGCGATTGAGAAATACAAACAGTTGAAGCCGGATCTGGTGACCATGGACATAGTTATGCCCGAAATGGACGGAATAACCGCGGTCAAGGAAATCATGAAGATAGATCCCAACGCCAAGATAATCATGATCACCGCCGTCGGTCAGGAGGCAAAGGTCATGGAGGCCCTCAAGAGCGGGGCTAAGGGCTACATCGTTAAACCTTTCCAGGCTCCGAAGGTTATAGAGGAGGTGAATAGGGTTCTCTCCTCTTAA
- a CDS encoding NOL1/NOP2/sun family putative RNA methylase — MLEKLFSLGYSKTFAERYYQLWGERALAIAEAMERPLPRCFRVNTLRIEVPKLTKLLNKKGFQFRRVLWAREGFCLTREPFSITSTPEYLSGLLYIQEASSMYPPVALDPKPGEVVADMAAAPGGKTSYMAQLMENEGIIYAFDVGEDRLKETRLNLSRLGVTNTILFHSSSLHIDELGIEFDKILLDAPCTGSGTIHKNPERKANRTMEDVRFCQGLQMKLLEKGLSVLKKGGVLVYSTCSLEPEENELVIQWVLDNFDVELLPLRYGEPALTKPFGIELSEEIKKARRFYPDRHGTSGFFVAKIKKL; from the coding sequence ATGCTCGAAAAGTTGTTTTCCCTCGGCTACTCAAAGACCTTCGCGGAGCGCTATTATCAGCTCTGGGGCGAGAGGGCCTTAGCGATAGCTGAGGCCATGGAAAGACCTCTGCCGAGGTGCTTCCGCGTTAACACTCTTAGGATAGAAGTTCCAAAGCTCACGAAGCTCCTCAACAAGAAGGGCTTCCAGTTCAGACGCGTCCTCTGGGCGAGGGAGGGCTTCTGCCTCACGAGGGAGCCGTTCTCGATAACCTCGACCCCTGAATATCTAAGCGGCCTTCTCTACATCCAGGAAGCGAGCTCCATGTATCCCCCCGTTGCCCTTGACCCAAAGCCCGGTGAAGTCGTCGCCGATATGGCCGCCGCCCCCGGCGGGAAGACTTCCTACATGGCCCAGCTGATGGAGAACGAAGGGATAATCTACGCCTTCGATGTTGGCGAGGACAGGCTGAAGGAGACAAGGCTCAACCTTTCAAGGCTGGGCGTTACCAATACAATCCTCTTCCACAGCTCTTCTCTCCACATAGATGAACTAGGCATTGAGTTCGACAAAATCCTCCTCGATGCACCCTGCACAGGCTCTGGAACTATCCACAAGAACCCTGAGAGAAAAGCCAACAGGACAATGGAAGACGTGAGGTTCTGCCAGGGCCTCCAGATGAAGCTCCTTGAGAAGGGCCTGAGTGTCCTCAAAAAAGGCGGCGTCCTGGTTTACTCCACATGCTCCCTTGAGCCCGAGGAGAACGAGCTAGTTATCCAGTGGGTTCTGGACAACTTTGATGTTGAACTTCTCCCCCTTCGGTACGGCGAGCCGGCCCTGACAAAGCCCTTCGGCATTGAGCTGAGCGAGGAGATAAAGAAGGCAAGGCGC